In one Corallococcus sp. EGB genomic region, the following are encoded:
- a CDS encoding DUF4267 domain-containing protein has translation MNPNPSRLPWKLTSPTALFTLLLGAFMLFLSLRAAMDPISAARGFGLPDSGHEVIPWLYVKAGRDLCVALAMVALVAIRQRQAAGVFVLACIVMPTVDALTVMHGGASLAFALAVHGSAAVYGVVLAAALLRPQKATS, from the coding sequence ATGAACCCGAACCCCTCACGGTTGCCCTGGAAGCTCACCTCTCCCACGGCCTTGTTCACCTTGCTGCTGGGCGCCTTCATGCTGTTCCTCAGCCTCCGGGCCGCGATGGATCCGATCAGCGCGGCCAGGGGCTTCGGGCTGCCCGACTCCGGGCACGAGGTCATCCCCTGGCTGTACGTCAAGGCGGGCAGGGACCTCTGCGTGGCACTGGCGATGGTCGCCCTGGTGGCCATCCGACAGCGGCAGGCCGCGGGCGTCTTCGTCCTCGCCTGCATCGTGATGCCCACCGTGGACGCGCTGACCGTGATGCATGGCGGCGCCTCACTGGCTTTCGCGCTCGCGGTCCATGGGAGCGCGGCGGTCTACGGAGTCGTGCTGGCCGCCGCGCTGCTGCGTCCCCAGAAGGCCACCTCTTGA
- a CDS encoding DUF1552 domain-containing protein, which yields MSNAPIFQLNRRMFLRGAGGAVLALPLLPSLLSPREAKAQAAQRPKCFVHFRTPHGAIFGANMWPGDSALTQSLLYADHDVRRGDLTATANASGDAVISRVLTARSSVLTPTLVSKMNILRGLDFPLYMGHNFGAALGYYDFDKQRPGSPRATIDQVMAYSPAFYPSVASVRKRSVAIAASGSSSGSWGHSTPGVRSSGVASSSISGTESSLALFDTLLAGTSSPGTARAPVVDKVLESYRRLRNGNGRLSAEDRKRLDQHIDAVAELQRRLETTSAGCEVPSRPTTDNLSLRNSGSFAGDPAKNVEYFRLINEVLAVAMNCGVCRIATFSIDENNQNLTFTPRAPQGEDWHNNVVHPATVAGANQDLVVQFNQVFFSQVFLDLVSRFERFSNGAGGTLLDDSLLAWGQENGNTPHFSFSVPVVTAGSAGGALKTGSYCDYRNITRKVSGDSSTGSEGNFLWSGLLYNQWLGTALQAMGIPKAEWSEPDHPGYGWKASYQSTYEYFFTNQGFTSAQAYPASMWQKTGELLPFLAP from the coding sequence GTGAGCAACGCCCCCATCTTCCAATTGAATCGCCGCATGTTCCTGCGCGGCGCGGGCGGTGCCGTGCTGGCGTTGCCGCTGCTCCCCTCGCTCTTGAGCCCCCGCGAAGCGAAGGCCCAGGCCGCTCAGCGCCCGAAGTGCTTCGTGCACTTCCGTACCCCCCACGGCGCCATCTTTGGCGCGAACATGTGGCCGGGGGACTCGGCGCTGACGCAGTCCCTGCTCTATGCGGACCACGACGTCCGGCGGGGGGACCTGACCGCGACGGCCAACGCGAGCGGTGATGCGGTCATCAGCCGGGTGCTGACCGCGAGGTCGTCCGTGCTCACACCCACGCTCGTCTCGAAGATGAACATCCTGCGGGGACTCGACTTCCCCCTGTACATGGGTCACAACTTCGGCGCCGCGCTGGGCTACTACGACTTCGACAAGCAGCGGCCTGGCTCGCCCCGGGCGACCATCGATCAGGTGATGGCCTACTCACCGGCCTTCTACCCAAGCGTCGCCTCCGTCCGGAAGCGAAGCGTCGCCATCGCCGCCTCGGGCAGCTCGAGCGGCAGCTGGGGGCACAGCACGCCCGGGGTTCGATCCTCCGGGGTCGCTTCGAGCTCCATCAGCGGCACGGAGAGCTCACTCGCCCTCTTTGACACCTTGCTGGCCGGGACCAGCAGCCCCGGCACCGCGCGGGCCCCCGTGGTGGACAAGGTCCTCGAAAGCTACCGGCGGCTGCGCAACGGCAACGGCCGGCTCTCGGCCGAGGACAGGAAGCGGCTGGACCAGCACATCGACGCGGTCGCGGAGCTGCAGCGCCGGCTGGAGACCACCAGCGCCGGCTGCGAGGTGCCGTCCCGTCCCACCACCGACAACCTGTCGCTGCGGAACTCCGGCTCCTTCGCGGGAGACCCCGCGAAGAACGTCGAGTACTTCCGGCTCATCAACGAGGTGCTCGCCGTGGCGATGAACTGCGGCGTCTGTCGCATCGCCACCTTCAGCATCGACGAGAACAACCAGAACCTGACGTTCACCCCCCGCGCGCCTCAGGGGGAAGACTGGCACAACAACGTCGTTCACCCCGCGACCGTGGCCGGGGCGAACCAGGACCTGGTGGTCCAGTTCAACCAGGTCTTCTTCTCGCAAGTGTTCCTCGACCTCGTCTCCCGCTTCGAGCGGTTCTCGAACGGCGCGGGGGGAACCCTGCTGGATGATTCGCTGCTCGCGTGGGGGCAGGAGAACGGCAACACGCCCCACTTCTCCTTCTCGGTCCCGGTCGTGACCGCCGGGAGCGCGGGGGGCGCCCTCAAGACGGGCAGCTACTGCGACTACCGGAACATCACGCGCAAGGTGAGCGGCGACTCGAGCACGGGCAGCGAGGGCAACTTTCTGTGGTCCGGCCTCCTCTACAACCAGTGGCTCGGCACGGCGCTCCAGGCGATGGGCATTCCGAAAGCGGAATGGAGCGAACCCGACCACCCCGGCTACGGCTGGAAGGCGTCGTACCAGTCGACCTACGAGTACTTCTTCACGAACCAGGGCTTCACCTCGGCACAGGCCTATCCGGCATCAATGTGGCAGAAGACCGGGGAGCTGCTGCCGTTCCTCGCGCCCTGA
- a CDS encoding DUF1592 domain-containing protein, whose translation MTLPRYTSILLLCAGAVACDGTIGPGRHTGGDDPPPPAETGSVRPAPARFSCDANAVPSELPLPRLSRTQLMNSLRFAIARALPNEADALWTKLTPILARYPTDQRTPAPGDLKGGFSRLDQSIQQTQIDVMYDLGKAVAQELTSTDARRDALLGSCASDSQTANDRACLETFIRGWGSRVLRYPLPPAEVTAFADIAGSTPVDRAAVADVITTLLNSPWFLYRVEHGTTAGQPVSPLSAFELASRLSYQFWQAPPDDALWAAATDGSLLTESGFNAQLDRMMKSPQLRSSLDEFVSEWLRLEELPSLVALRNDPVYQAFVGAQMPTDTTRTAMFEDVQLSAWNTVVSGGSVSDFLLDRRSYTADPFLAAIYGVPVWNGSGPAPVIPSQNRSGLLTRAALLATGTASTRPIHKGYLVRNALLCQQVGAPPPNASDRPPAPTASMTTRQVVTQLTSGGSCGGCHNNTINPPGFVLEGFDALGRERGMERLFNPQGHETATPPVDTSADVWLYDSEQRAISNAAELSRMIHDSQLFGSCVAQHYFRFAHARVESTSRDGCLLSEMEAVARSGAPMADLLKTVANHPAFKQRSFQ comes from the coding sequence ATGACGCTTCCCCGCTACACGAGCATCCTGCTTCTCTGCGCTGGCGCGGTCGCCTGTGACGGCACCATCGGGCCTGGCCGGCACACCGGTGGAGACGATCCCCCGCCGCCGGCCGAGACCGGCTCCGTCCGTCCGGCGCCAGCGAGGTTCTCCTGCGACGCGAACGCCGTCCCCTCGGAGCTGCCGTTGCCCCGGCTGTCCCGGACGCAGCTGATGAACTCGCTTCGCTTCGCCATTGCCCGTGCGCTGCCGAACGAGGCCGACGCCCTGTGGACGAAGCTCACGCCCATCCTCGCCCGGTACCCGACGGACCAGCGCACTCCCGCGCCCGGTGACTTGAAGGGCGGCTTCAGCCGGCTGGACCAATCCATCCAGCAGACCCAGATCGACGTCATGTATGACCTGGGCAAGGCCGTAGCCCAGGAGCTGACCAGCACCGACGCGCGCCGCGACGCGCTCCTGGGAAGCTGCGCGAGCGACAGCCAGACCGCCAACGACCGGGCCTGCCTGGAGACCTTCATCCGGGGCTGGGGCTCTCGCGTCCTGCGCTACCCACTGCCGCCGGCGGAGGTCACCGCCTTCGCCGACATTGCCGGGTCCACCCCGGTGGACAGGGCCGCGGTGGCGGACGTCATCACCACCCTCCTGAACTCACCCTGGTTCCTCTACCGGGTCGAGCATGGCACCACCGCCGGCCAGCCGGTGAGTCCCCTCTCCGCGTTCGAGCTGGCCTCGAGGCTGTCCTATCAATTCTGGCAGGCGCCCCCGGACGACGCGCTCTGGGCCGCGGCGACCGATGGCTCGCTCCTGACCGAGAGCGGCTTCAACGCCCAGCTCGACCGGATGATGAAGAGTCCCCAGTTGCGAAGCTCGCTGGACGAATTCGTCAGCGAGTGGCTTCGGCTCGAGGAGCTGCCGTCGCTGGTGGCGCTCCGGAACGACCCGGTCTACCAGGCCTTCGTCGGAGCGCAGATGCCAACGGACACCACGCGCACCGCGATGTTCGAGGACGTCCAGCTCTCCGCCTGGAACACCGTCGTGTCCGGTGGCTCGGTCAGCGACTTCCTGCTCGACCGGAGGTCCTACACGGCGGATCCGTTCCTGGCCGCCATCTACGGTGTCCCCGTCTGGAACGGCTCCGGTCCGGCGCCGGTCATCCCGTCCCAGAACCGCAGCGGACTCTTGACCCGCGCGGCGTTGCTGGCCACGGGGACCGCGTCGACACGTCCCATCCACAAGGGATACCTGGTGAGAAACGCCCTGCTCTGCCAGCAGGTCGGGGCCCCTCCGCCCAATGCCAGCGACAGGCCTCCCGCGCCGACGGCGAGCATGACGACGCGACAGGTGGTGACCCAGCTCACCTCCGGAGGCAGCTGCGGGGGATGCCACAACAACACCATCAATCCACCGGGCTTCGTCCTGGAAGGGTTCGATGCGCTCGGGCGGGAGCGCGGCATGGAGCGGCTGTTCAACCCGCAGGGCCACGAGACCGCCACGCCCCCCGTGGACACCTCGGCGGACGTGTGGCTCTACGACTCCGAGCAGCGAGCCATCTCCAACGCCGCGGAGCTCTCGCGGATGATCCATGACAGCCAGCTCTTCGGGTCGTGCGTCGCGCAACACTACTTCCGCTTCGCGCACGCTCGGGTGGAGTCCACCTCCCGCGATGGCTGCCTGCTCTCGGAGATGGAGGCTGTCGCGCGCAGCGGCGCACCGATGGCCGACCTGTTGAAGACCGTCGCCAATCATCCTGCGTTCAAGCAGAGGAGCTTCCAGTGA
- a CDS encoding RNA polymerase sigma factor produces MSRALHSKAPPALPARPVSFDTLYEEHAEDVYVWAMRYAAGRSGWAEDVTHDVFLKAWEHRAWLREEDVRGWLFRVTQNVAFSALRRERTFRQRIADLWSPVQPAQAESTPETALARQEAVRSATATLDRLPGQERVVMALKILDDLSQREIAQLLSLSEGYVSKLISRAQGRLSAWGWKVDDGSP; encoded by the coding sequence ATGTCGCGTGCTCTCCACTCCAAGGCCCCGCCCGCCCTGCCTGCCCGGCCTGTGTCATTCGACACGCTCTACGAGGAGCACGCCGAGGACGTCTACGTCTGGGCCATGCGATATGCGGCCGGTCGTTCGGGCTGGGCCGAAGACGTCACACATGATGTCTTCCTCAAGGCCTGGGAGCACCGGGCCTGGCTGCGCGAGGAGGATGTGAGGGGCTGGCTCTTTCGCGTCACGCAGAACGTGGCGTTCTCCGCCCTGCGGCGCGAAAGGACGTTTCGGCAGCGCATCGCCGACCTCTGGTCTCCGGTGCAACCCGCGCAGGCGGAGTCCACGCCGGAGACGGCCCTCGCGCGGCAAGAGGCGGTGCGCAGCGCCACGGCGACGCTGGACCGCTTGCCGGGGCAGGAGCGGGTGGTGATGGCATTGAAGATCCTGGACGACCTGAGCCAGCGCGAGATTGCCCAGCTCCTCTCCCTGTCAGAGGGCTACGTGTCGAAGTTGATCAGCCGCGCCCAGGGCCGTCTGTCGGCCTGGGGATGGAAGGTGGACGATGGCTCCCCGTGA
- a CDS encoding FecR domain-containing protein, which produces MAPRDFRAELRREDPLRREQGMPPAVRARLWSRLRDAREPKRVWHQRPAFWGLAASAVALALVVFWMRAPSARPLGGFELARASADLKVREDAAGVEIQVGEAALMDVARGITLRNQGPLVVRREPAGVRLVRGRAEFSVNHRQPGTPPAVVLVSGGAIEIMGTRFTVEERESGGAVTLHEGAIAFRQRGGGVIPVRVGQTLEWPVAEPALREPAPPAPESPQPLVTPSTKAAPSRVPSTPVRAPSAEDVLRELEVLRGRHEFEQAARYLEESMRKQPVATRERLSFELGSLLTYQLKDAQRACAHWTRHEQQFRRGHYAEAVQRARGLLSCEGRERETAR; this is translated from the coding sequence ATGGCTCCCCGTGACTTCCGCGCAGAGCTCCGGCGTGAAGACCCGCTCCGCCGCGAGCAGGGGATGCCACCTGCCGTCCGGGCCCGGCTGTGGTCGCGGCTGCGGGACGCACGCGAGCCGAAGCGCGTGTGGCACCAACGCCCCGCGTTCTGGGGACTCGCCGCGTCGGCCGTGGCGCTGGCCCTCGTGGTGTTCTGGATGCGCGCTCCCTCCGCACGTCCCTTGGGGGGATTCGAGCTCGCGCGGGCCAGTGCCGACCTGAAGGTGCGGGAAGACGCCGCGGGTGTGGAGATTCAAGTGGGAGAGGCCGCCCTGATGGACGTGGCCCGAGGCATCACCCTCCGGAACCAGGGGCCGCTCGTCGTTCGCCGTGAACCCGCTGGGGTGCGACTCGTCCGGGGGCGCGCGGAGTTCTCCGTGAATCACCGCCAGCCGGGTACGCCCCCTGCCGTCGTGCTCGTGTCAGGCGGCGCCATCGAGATCATGGGCACGCGCTTCACGGTGGAGGAGCGGGAGTCGGGAGGCGCGGTCACCCTGCACGAAGGCGCCATTGCCTTCCGTCAGCGCGGCGGAGGGGTGATTCCCGTGAGGGTGGGGCAGACGTTGGAGTGGCCGGTGGCCGAGCCCGCCCTTCGCGAGCCAGCGCCTCCCGCGCCGGAATCGCCCCAGCCCCTGGTGACGCCCAGCACGAAGGCGGCTCCCTCCCGCGTTCCCTCCACACCGGTTCGTGCTCCGAGCGCGGAAGACGTCTTGCGAGAGCTGGAGGTCCTTCGCGGTCGGCACGAGTTCGAGCAGGCGGCGAGGTACCTCGAGGAGTCGATGCGCAAGCAGCCAGTGGCGACGCGGGAGCGCCTCAGCTTCGAGCTGGGCTCGTTGCTGACGTACCAGCTCAAGGACGCGCAGCGCGCCTGCGCCCACTGGACCCGGCACGAACAGCAGTTCCGGCGCGGGCACTACGCGGAGGCGGTCCAGCGTGCCCGTGGGCTGCTGTCCTGTGAGGGCCGGGAACGCGAGACCGCGCGATGA
- a CDS encoding FAD-binding protein has product MSRSWASTLEAGAVPLPPLDGELLMDAASRTAAAEDFGHILHRTPWAVLVPGSVTDIVAMVRFARRQGLKIAAARGLGESHSTFGQSQVTAGIVIDMSALSTLHELGEDSAWVDAGVRWHELLQASLPRGKSPPVLTDYIELSIGGTLSAGGIGGQAFRWGLQVDNVLEMDVVTGRGELVRCSRWRERPLFDAVRSGLGQFGIIVRARVRLVEVPPRARTYIALYNDLHRFMEDQRRLIEDGRFDYVEGSAVASNGGWAYQLEVVKYFTPGSEPHDARLLAGLGFEPGTLQVSDGSYFDFANRLAPLIELLKQLGVWGFPHPWLDMFVPARSAESFVQEVLSQTTEADMGQGPILLYPFRSSELTTPFLRTPNDRHVFLFSLLRTAIPPTPENVAALVRKNRAIFDRLTAIGGKIYPVDAVPLSPADWRRHFHPDWERFEHAKRNYDPDRVLTPGQGIF; this is encoded by the coding sequence ATGAGCCGGAGTTGGGCCTCCACGCTGGAGGCTGGCGCGGTCCCCCTGCCGCCGCTCGATGGCGAGTTGCTGATGGACGCGGCGTCGCGGACCGCGGCCGCGGAGGACTTCGGTCACATCCTCCACCGCACGCCGTGGGCGGTGCTCGTTCCCGGCTCGGTGACGGACATCGTGGCCATGGTCCGCTTCGCGCGGCGCCAGGGCCTGAAGATCGCCGCCGCTCGCGGCCTCGGTGAGAGCCACAGCACCTTCGGGCAATCCCAGGTGACGGCGGGCATCGTCATCGACATGTCCGCGCTGTCGACCCTCCATGAGCTTGGCGAGGACAGCGCCTGGGTGGATGCGGGCGTCCGGTGGCACGAGCTGCTCCAGGCCTCGCTTCCCCGCGGCAAGAGCCCGCCGGTGCTGACCGACTACATCGAGCTGAGCATCGGAGGAACGCTGTCGGCGGGGGGCATCGGCGGACAGGCGTTTCGCTGGGGCCTCCAGGTGGACAACGTCCTGGAAATGGACGTCGTCACGGGCCGGGGCGAGCTCGTGCGGTGCTCGCGCTGGCGTGAGCGGCCCCTCTTCGATGCCGTGCGCTCGGGCCTGGGCCAGTTCGGCATCATCGTGCGAGCCAGGGTGCGGCTCGTCGAAGTGCCGCCCCGCGCCCGGACTTACATCGCGCTGTACAACGACCTCCACCGCTTCATGGAGGACCAGCGGCGGCTCATCGAGGACGGCCGCTTCGACTACGTCGAGGGCTCCGCCGTCGCCTCCAACGGAGGGTGGGCGTATCAGCTCGAGGTGGTGAAGTACTTCACCCCGGGCTCGGAGCCCCACGACGCGAGACTGCTCGCCGGCCTGGGCTTTGAGCCGGGAACGCTCCAGGTCAGCGACGGCAGCTACTTCGACTTCGCCAACCGGCTCGCGCCGCTGATTGAGCTGCTCAAGCAACTCGGCGTCTGGGGTTTCCCCCATCCGTGGCTGGACATGTTCGTCCCGGCCCGGTCAGCCGAGTCCTTCGTCCAGGAGGTCCTCTCGCAGACCACCGAGGCCGACATGGGCCAGGGGCCCATCCTCCTCTACCCCTTCCGCTCCTCGGAGCTGACCACGCCCTTCCTGCGCACTCCCAACGACAGACACGTCTTCCTCTTCTCGCTGCTGCGCACCGCCATTCCACCGACGCCGGAGAACGTCGCCGCCCTCGTGCGGAAGAACCGCGCCATCTTCGACCGGCTCACGGCCATCGGAGGGAAGATCTATCCCGTGGATGCCGTGCCGTTGAGCCCCGCCGACTGGCGCCGCCACTTCCACCCCGACTGGGAGCGGTTCGAGCACGCGAAGCGGAACTACGACCCGGACCGCGTCCTCACGCCGGGACAGGGCATCTTCTGA
- a CDS encoding glutathione S-transferase family protein, whose product MKLYFHPLSGNSRRVLLVAAHLDIPLERIVVDLTTGKQREASYLGINPNGRVPVLDDGGFRLWESRAIMVYLAEKTPGQTLLPTDAQGRADVNRWLFWCSSHMAPANTVLVQENFVKQRTGRGPPDPAEVARGEALFAQTAPVLDSHLAGRTWVTQERLTLADLSIAASFALAGPARLPLEGYANLRAWLGRVQELEAWQRTAPPMPPPAARS is encoded by the coding sequence TTGAAGCTCTACTTCCACCCCCTGTCTGGAAACTCGCGCCGCGTGCTGCTCGTGGCCGCCCACCTCGACATTCCCCTCGAGCGCATCGTGGTGGACCTCACCACGGGCAAGCAGCGCGAGGCGTCGTACCTGGGCATCAACCCCAACGGGCGCGTCCCCGTCCTGGACGACGGCGGCTTCCGGCTCTGGGAGTCGCGCGCCATCATGGTGTACCTCGCAGAGAAGACCCCGGGGCAGACCCTGCTCCCGACGGACGCGCAGGGCCGCGCCGACGTGAACCGCTGGCTGTTCTGGTGCTCGTCCCACATGGCCCCGGCGAACACCGTGCTCGTCCAGGAGAACTTCGTGAAGCAGCGCACCGGCCGCGGGCCGCCGGACCCCGCCGAGGTCGCGCGCGGTGAGGCCCTCTTCGCGCAGACCGCGCCCGTGCTGGACTCGCACCTGGCGGGCAGGACGTGGGTCACGCAGGAGCGCCTGACGCTCGCGGACCTCTCGATCGCGGCGTCGTTCGCCCTCGCGGGCCCGGCGCGCCTGCCCCTCGAAGGCTACGCGAACCTCCGGGCGTGGCTGGGGCGCGTGCAGGAGCTGGAGGCGTGGCAGCGCACCGCGCCCCCCATGCCTCCACCGGCCGCCCGGAGCTGA
- a CDS encoding mucoidy inhibitor MuiA family protein yields MLFFGLGGVAVSMLAATTEAPITAVTVYSDRARVERTATVTVSGTQRVELPRLPDFVDPDSIRVEAQGAEVSSVDIRPASAPSFPLDSAKQLLGMLDKLDGDLARVESERLAFEAQLAALRQVQPAASEVRTGATAGERASSSPTTWSTSADFLVHAAETLQTRMLVLRDQHVRLQDERMRRLEEAARLGDLPRKPGLEVAVTLSGTGPAKVHLTYLVLRHVRWSPRYELQLQPEQQRVLMAFSGRVSQDTGEDWEGAKLTLSTALPSTVTSLPRFSTWKIGTVERFIPEPSRPREPPSTPPSLPARMAEPDLELELRRELLTRAGRTAPVPQPAKSAPTPSSIAQPPTNVEPFSASTLIGSVTDARGRQPVADAVVTATSPNLQGERTVVTDAQGNYRISQLPPGVYTLRVEKEQFRPHTRTDVQLRLNRTIRVNMELVTESHERIEVISATPTIEVGSTHSGVNTEPEFIKRSPESGYVVDGLSTGSSSEPEPVVDSYVGLAPPAGWQPPKLAADLPASLAGGYDLAYTAQRPETVRSGGGERTVPLLNESWPVQVERHVFPALARDAYLVAQLKSPSRTVLPGGPATLFVGTDPAGTTALNLIVPGEPFALPLGVDLAVRTARSVRLVQAQEGFISKDDINTYEVTLEVPNPYPFPMPVRVVDQWPLNQDGKVEVRLLRTTPAAHQDPKKGELWWDLVVPPSSTSTVSFEYSLRRPQNWRLSQRP; encoded by the coding sequence ATGCTCTTCTTCGGACTCGGAGGGGTGGCGGTGAGCATGCTCGCCGCCACCACGGAAGCTCCCATCACCGCCGTCACGGTGTACAGCGACAGGGCTCGCGTGGAGCGGACCGCCACCGTCACGGTCTCCGGCACCCAGCGCGTGGAGCTGCCCCGCCTGCCGGACTTCGTGGACCCGGACTCCATCCGCGTCGAGGCCCAGGGCGCCGAGGTCTCCTCCGTCGACATCCGCCCCGCCAGCGCCCCGTCCTTTCCTCTGGACTCGGCGAAGCAGCTGCTCGGCATGCTGGACAAGCTCGACGGCGACCTCGCGCGCGTCGAGTCCGAGCGGCTGGCCTTCGAGGCCCAACTCGCCGCGCTTCGTCAGGTGCAGCCAGCGGCGTCGGAGGTTCGCACCGGCGCCACCGCGGGCGAACGGGCCTCCTCTTCGCCCACGACCTGGAGCACCTCCGCCGACTTCCTCGTGCACGCAGCCGAGACATTGCAGACACGCATGCTCGTGCTGAGGGACCAGCACGTCCGGCTCCAGGACGAGCGCATGCGGCGGCTCGAAGAAGCAGCCCGGCTCGGAGACCTGCCCCGAAAGCCCGGTCTCGAAGTCGCAGTCACCCTCTCCGGAACGGGGCCCGCGAAGGTGCACCTCACCTACCTTGTCTTGAGGCACGTGCGCTGGTCCCCGCGCTACGAGTTGCAGCTCCAGCCGGAGCAGCAGCGCGTGCTGATGGCCTTCTCCGGCCGCGTCAGCCAGGACACGGGCGAAGACTGGGAGGGCGCGAAGCTCACGCTCAGCACCGCGCTGCCCTCTACCGTCACATCGCTGCCGCGCTTCTCCACCTGGAAGATTGGCACCGTCGAGCGCTTCATCCCCGAGCCGAGCAGGCCGCGGGAGCCCCCCAGCACGCCGCCGTCCCTCCCTGCGCGCATGGCCGAGCCTGACCTGGAGCTCGAGCTGCGCCGGGAGCTCCTCACCCGTGCGGGACGGACTGCTCCTGTTCCCCAGCCGGCGAAGTCCGCACCGACTCCGTCCTCCATTGCGCAGCCTCCCACGAACGTCGAGCCCTTCTCTGCGAGCACCCTCATCGGGAGTGTCACCGACGCTCGGGGCCGGCAGCCTGTTGCTGACGCCGTCGTCACCGCCACCTCGCCCAACCTCCAGGGCGAGCGGACCGTGGTGACGGACGCACAGGGCAACTACCGCATTTCCCAGCTTCCGCCGGGTGTCTACACCCTGCGGGTTGAGAAGGAGCAGTTCCGGCCTCATACCCGGACCGACGTGCAGCTGCGCCTCAACCGCACCATCCGTGTGAACATGGAGCTCGTCACCGAGTCGCATGAGCGGATTGAAGTCATCAGCGCCACGCCGACAATCGAAGTGGGTTCCACGCACTCGGGTGTCAACACCGAGCCGGAGTTCATCAAGCGCTCACCCGAGTCGGGCTACGTGGTCGATGGGCTTTCCACGGGCAGCAGTTCCGAGCCCGAGCCCGTCGTGGATTCCTACGTGGGACTCGCGCCGCCCGCGGGCTGGCAGCCGCCGAAGCTGGCCGCGGACCTCCCCGCCTCGCTCGCCGGCGGCTACGACCTGGCCTATACCGCACAACGACCGGAGACGGTGCGCAGCGGCGGGGGAGAGCGCACCGTCCCGCTGCTCAACGAGTCCTGGCCCGTGCAGGTGGAGCGCCACGTCTTCCCCGCGCTCGCCAGGGACGCGTACCTCGTCGCGCAGCTCAAGAGCCCGTCGCGCACCGTGCTCCCGGGAGGCCCGGCCACCCTCTTCGTCGGCACGGACCCGGCCGGCACCACGGCGCTGAACCTCATCGTTCCGGGCGAGCCATTCGCGCTGCCGCTCGGCGTGGACCTCGCTGTGCGAACGGCCCGCAGCGTGAGGCTCGTGCAGGCTCAGGAGGGCTTCATCTCCAAGGACGACATCAATACCTACGAAGTCACGCTGGAGGTGCCCAATCCCTATCCGTTCCCCATGCCAGTGCGCGTGGTTGATCAGTGGCCGCTCAACCAGGACGGAAAGGTGGAGGTGAGGCTGCTGCGCACCACGCCCGCCGCGCATCAGGACCCGAAGAAGGGCGAGCTGTGGTGGGACCTCGTGGTGCCGCCTTCCAGCACGTCCACCGTGTCCTTCGAGTATTCGCTGCGCCGTCCCCAGAACTGGCGCCTCTCCCAGCGCCCGTGA